A portion of the Saimiri boliviensis isolate mSaiBol1 chromosome 1, mSaiBol1.pri, whole genome shotgun sequence genome contains these proteins:
- the RXFP3 gene encoding relaxin-3 receptor 1 produces the protein MADAAPIATMNKAAGGDRLAELVSLVPDLLEAANTSGNASLQLADLWWELGLELPGGEAPGHPPGGGAESADIEARVRILISVVYWVVCALGLAGNLLVLYLMKSKQGWRKSSINLFVTNLALTDFQFVLTLPFWAVENALDFKWPFGKAMCKIVSMVTSMNMYASVFFLTAMSMARYHSVASALKSHRTRGHGRDDCCGRSLGNSCCVSAKALCVWIWASSALASLPSAVFSTTVKVMGEELCLVRFPDKFLGRDRQFWLGLYHSQKVLLGFVLPLAIISLCYLLLVRFISDRRVAGTERATSVAGGGPAGASARRRSKVTKSVTFVVLSFFLCWLPNQALTTWSILIKFNAVPFSQEYFLCQVYAFPVSVCLAHSNSCLNPILYCLVRREFRKALKSLLWRIASPSLTSMRPFTATTKPEPEDQGLQALAPLHAVAEPDLLYYPPGVVVYSGGRYDLLPSSSAY, from the coding sequence ATGGCCGATGCAGCCCCGATAGCCACCATGAATAAGGCAGCAGGCGGGGACAGGCTAGCAGAACTCGTCAGTCTGGTCCCGGACCTTCTGGAGGCGGCCAACACGAGTGGTAACGCGTCGCTACAGCTTGCGGACTTGTGGTGGGAACTGGGGCTGGAGTTGCCGGGCGGCGAGGCGCCAGGACATCCCCCGGGCGGCGGAGCAGAGAGCGCGGACATCGAGGCCCGAGTGCGGATCCTCATCAGCGTGGTGTACTGGGTGGTGTGCGCCCTGGGGTTGGCAGGCAACCTGCTGGTGCTCTACCTGATGAAGAGCAAGCAGGGCTGGCGCAAGTCCTCTATCAACCTCTTCGTCACCAACCTGGCGCTGACGGACTTTCAGTTTGTGCTCACCCTGCCTTTCTGGGCAGTGGAGAACGCACTTGACTTCAAATGGCCCTTTGGCAAGGCCATGTGTAAGATCGTGTCCATGGTGACGTCCATGAACATGTACGCCAGCGTCTTCTTTCTCACTGCCATGAGTATGGCGCGCTACCACTCTGTGGCCTCGGCTCTGAAGAGCCACAGGACCCGAGGACACGGCCGGGACGACTGCTGCGGCCGGAGCCTGGGGAACAGCTGCTGCGTCTCGGCCAAGGCGCTGTGCGTGTGGATCTGGGCTTCATCCGCGCTGGCCTCTCTGCCCAGTGCCGTTTTCTCCACCACGGTCAAGGTGATGGGCGAAGAGCTGTGCCTGGTGCGCTTCCCGGACAAGTTTCTGGGCCGCGATAGGCAGTTCTGGCTGGGCCTCTACCATTCGCAAAAGGTGCTGCTGGGCTTCGTGCTGCCGCTGGCTATCATTAGCTTGTGCTACCTGCTGCTGGTGCGCTTCATCTCCGACCGCCGCGTGGCGGGGACTGAAAGAGCGACCTCAGTAGCTGGCGGAGGCCCGGCCGGAGCCAGTGCCCGGAGACGGTCGAAAGTCACCAAGTCAGTGACCTTCGTTGTCCTGTCCTTCTTCCTGTGTTGGCTGCCCAACCAGGCGCTCACCACCTGGAGCATCCTCATCAAGTTCAACGCGGTGCCCTTCAGCCAGGAGTATTTCCTGTGCCAGGTATACGCGTTCCCTGTGAGCGTGTGCCTGGCGCACTCCAACAGCTGCCTCAACCCCATCCTCTACTGCCTCGTGCGCCGCGAGTTCCGCAAAGCGCTCAAGAGCCTGCTGTGGCGCATCGCGTCTCCTTCACTCACCAGCATGCGCCCCTTCActgccactaccaagccagagCCCGAGGATCAGGGGCTGCAGGCCCTGGCGCCGCTCCACGCGGTCGCGGAGCCGGACCTGCTCTACTACCCACCTGGCGTCGTGGTCTACAGCGGGGGCCGCTACGACctgctgcccagcagctctgcctaCTGA